From the Deinococcus radiophilus genome, one window contains:
- a CDS encoding DUF11 domain-containing protein, giving the protein MYRKTALTLMLLSVGLAAAQPTPAETQIVNQAVAEYQVEGQAGPLTAVSNQVVTTVLPVCGVSVLPNGSVSAPAMTRSVWPGDAVTYAYTVTNTGNISSTFPLQTRLENPSSVTPGLSISLDSNGNGQLDAGEPAITSVSLAPGQSAQVLVVATTAVSDSAGSAYLNLVASCEGGDSQDTDNVSELVVGQPPALTVDKAFQPAVVKPGQQSVVTVTVTNTGMQPSREVVLTDMLTEQQARGLSYVRSSAVSSAGRVEYWDGARWQPAEPAQVEGVRVVVGSLRPGEALTLRFAMLAGAAADGQQVQNVATLLSRGQQTSDTATLRVQSNPAVAIGPVGNPTAEEGSPADQQTAAFRQNGEAVCVDHSLRNTGDIGDRFRIQVTYPQDQADHALYGADGQPLAQPIWLDPGQETLVRVCYTAPGTEVVEALITVTGERGTTNATRDVLRPLPILEKVVIEPQPVAGMQLVGRGELVTYQLSLTNTYGAPLTGVEVVDPLPEALDYVSSLPQGQVQGTPGSQRVVWEISKLAPGETRVFEVTARVSDRAEMGEIIANTYHVVSEELPLENGQPPVVSPPAEVQVPIRIEIVKRAGAEQVNLGDQITFTLTITNPSPVAALRPVRVTDVLAHPNTLDYVPGTTTLAYDNAAAQPFGDPVIATRTFDQPFGHHPAGTPIPEVMTWTLPALEPKQTATLTYAMRVEAGAAEQPELRNHVLAVGQGPGGASDIAQDDSQAAVVVRLNLLRPVGDIIGMVYVDRNRSGIFDKAFDTPVPRARVVLAGGRFALTDEQGRYSFLNVPLGTHAVRLDPMTTPYPPLVMPQEGGLVGTQTLHVRGLQSADFPLAPLGGDIDVIRRTTVQAGPLTLRKIVFATPEGYVVNLYLDTAQAIPNVRITDPLPEGATLSAGQAEYHGAVRPGQQLLSYSFSFGGEPREAVTDPQVDWR; this is encoded by the coding sequence ATGTACCGCAAAACCGCTCTTACTCTGATGCTTCTCTCCGTAGGTCTGGCTGCTGCGCAACCCACCCCTGCTGAGACCCAAATTGTGAACCAGGCCGTGGCGGAGTATCAGGTAGAAGGTCAAGCGGGGCCGCTGACGGCTGTTTCTAATCAGGTGGTCACGACCGTGCTTCCCGTCTGTGGTGTCAGTGTGTTGCCCAATGGCAGTGTCAGTGCCCCAGCCATGACACGCAGCGTCTGGCCTGGCGACGCGGTCACCTACGCCTATACCGTGACCAACACGGGTAATATTTCCAGTACTTTCCCGCTACAAACCCGATTGGAAAACCCCAGCAGTGTGACGCCTGGTCTAAGCATCTCCCTTGACAGCAATGGCAACGGTCAGCTGGATGCCGGTGAACCGGCCATCACTTCCGTGAGTCTGGCTCCCGGTCAGTCGGCCCAGGTGTTGGTCGTGGCCACCACTGCTGTGAGCGACAGTGCTGGTTCAGCGTACCTGAACCTGGTGGCGAGCTGCGAGGGCGGGGACAGCCAGGATACGGACAATGTTTCCGAGCTGGTGGTGGGCCAGCCCCCAGCACTGACGGTTGATAAGGCCTTTCAGCCCGCTGTGGTGAAGCCTGGTCAGCAGTCGGTAGTGACGGTCACGGTGACCAACACGGGAATGCAGCCTTCACGGGAAGTGGTTCTGACCGACATGCTGACTGAGCAGCAGGCCCGTGGACTGAGCTATGTCCGGAGCAGTGCCGTGAGCAGTGCGGGCCGCGTCGAATACTGGGATGGTGCCCGTTGGCAGCCTGCCGAACCTGCTCAGGTGGAAGGTGTGCGCGTCGTGGTCGGCAGCCTGCGCCCTGGTGAGGCTCTGACGCTACGCTTTGCCATGTTAGCTGGAGCCGCTGCTGACGGTCAGCAGGTTCAGAACGTAGCGACTTTGCTCAGCCGTGGTCAGCAAACGTCCGATACGGCTACGTTACGGGTCCAGTCCAATCCTGCCGTGGCCATTGGTCCAGTTGGCAATCCCACCGCCGAGGAAGGCAGTCCGGCAGACCAGCAGACCGCCGCTTTCCGGCAGAATGGCGAGGCCGTCTGTGTGGACCACAGCCTTCGGAACACTGGTGATATTGGAGACCGGTTCCGCATCCAGGTGACCTATCCGCAGGACCAGGCCGACCATGCCCTGTATGGCGCAGACGGCCAGCCGCTGGCCCAGCCGATCTGGCTGGACCCAGGGCAGGAAACGCTGGTCCGCGTGTGTTACACCGCCCCTGGTACCGAAGTGGTGGAGGCGCTGATCACCGTAACGGGTGAGCGCGGCACCACCAATGCCACCCGTGACGTGCTCCGTCCGCTGCCCATTCTGGAAAAAGTGGTGATCGAACCGCAGCCAGTCGCTGGAATGCAACTGGTAGGGCGGGGTGAACTGGTTACCTATCAGCTGAGCCTGACCAACACCTATGGTGCCCCGCTGACGGGCGTAGAGGTCGTGGACCCACTGCCAGAGGCCCTAGACTATGTCTCCTCGCTGCCCCAGGGGCAGGTGCAAGGCACGCCCGGTTCACAGCGAGTGGTCTGGGAAATCAGCAAGCTGGCTCCTGGTGAAACCCGCGTGTTCGAAGTCACTGCCCGTGTATCGGACCGCGCCGAGATGGGCGAGATCATCGCCAATACCTACCATGTCGTCAGCGAAGAGTTGCCACTGGAAAACGGTCAGCCCCCGGTGGTCAGTCCGCCTGCCGAAGTGCAAGTGCCGATCCGCATTGAGATCGTCAAGCGTGCTGGAGCCGAACAGGTCAACCTAGGCGATCAGATCACCTTTACCCTGACCATCACCAACCCGTCGCCAGTGGCGGCCCTGCGCCCGGTAAGAGTGACCGATGTTCTGGCCCATCCAAACACCCTGGACTATGTTCCGGGCACGACCACGCTGGCCTATGACAACGCTGCCGCGCAGCCCTTCGGTGATCCGGTGATCGCTACCCGCACCTTCGATCAGCCGTTCGGTCATCATCCTGCGGGCACACCGATTCCGGAAGTCATGACCTGGACACTCCCGGCGCTGGAGCCCAAACAGACCGCGACCCTCACCTATGCCATGCGTGTGGAGGCCGGAGCTGCTGAGCAGCCTGAGCTGCGTAACCATGTGCTGGCCGTAGGCCAGGGACCGGGCGGGGCCAGTGACATTGCCCAGGATGATTCGCAGGCGGCAGTGGTGGTGCGCCTGAATCTGCTGCGCCCAGTGGGAGACATCATCGGCATGGTGTATGTGGACCGCAACCGCAGCGGCATCTTCGACAAGGCTTTCGATACTCCGGTGCCGCGTGCCCGTGTGGTGCTGGCCGGTGGCCGCTTCGCACTGACAGACGAGCAGGGGCGCTATTCGTTCCTGAACGTGCCGCTGGGCACCCACGCTGTGCGCCTGGACCCCATGACCACGCCTTACCCACCGCTGGTCATGCCGCAGGAAGGCGGCCTGGTCGGAACACAGACCCTGCATGTGCGTGGGCTGCAGAGTGCCGACTTTCCGCTGGCTCCGCTGGGCGGCGACATTGACGTGATTCGCCGCACCACCGTGCAAGCTGGGCCGCTGACCCTCCGCAAGATCGTCTTTGCCACTCCTGAAGGCTACGTGGTGAACCTGTATCTGGACACCGCCCAGGCCATTCCCAATGTCCGAATCACTGACCCCCTCCCTGAAGGTGCCACCCTGAGCGCCGGGCAGGCCGAATACCACGGCGCTGTCAGGCCAGGGCAACAGCTGCTGAGCTACAGTTTCAGCTTCGGAGGCGAGCCGCGTGAAGCGGTGACCGATCCTCAGGTGGACTGGAGGTAA
- a CDS encoding DUF11 domain-containing protein: MQSKTYLTLAAALALGAASAQTGTAPASPVAGTTITNTATASYVDPASGTTLSSDSNTVQTVVLPQPSFDIVFTDTTPDGGTQNAVDTTTRVYTNATPGAVIETPYTIVNSGNVALNVAVTPATGSRLDNATIAYFYNTPGGTRTPVTGPVAVPVDDPATPEDEGQVRLIQVITVSATAPQGVSVGASPEGSVLGTGVQTDASGAYTGGNGVPTGQTLYEEQTVAGGAIVATPARGTDLQFVRVEVYTPVLVNSPETGSETNPPSTTTPPTVPGTTAPATNPNTGQPLVVELEGDEQRVRVPYSTTPGTAVFENVVTNNGALVDPVNLFPVNPDGTPWAYDPATGRFTSPDGDVTVRLLDPVTGAPLPTGSSGYPTLTVPADGGTATYITEVTYPPTTSFSTPLPVVIGVDSGLDAGLIPGNTTTNIILPPAAQFGNPAPGVGADADPTDPQQTLPSGTTTTPKELANVGTYPEAYTVSGYVVIQTTTGPVTVPVQYPGLTATGEVVTVNGVNIPVYRTPAVAEKTELAFNAVVSVPANATVGDYPLQQSVEGEYSGIKLQDNNDLISVRPTGDVALAKFQEGGAAPLSANGISAPAGYGAGPAYALPGAQINYRIIGKNNFNAPVQNFSICDSTPTNTTFVSVSGGGIYSTNGGTTWSATAPTNLAAGQKVCVAQDADRNLLPDALAPGAQFTVNFSVRVN, encoded by the coding sequence ATGCAGAGCAAAACTTACCTGACACTCGCTGCCGCCTTGGCGCTGGGCGCCGCATCGGCCCAGACTGGAACTGCACCCGCGTCCCCCGTGGCCGGAACGACCATCACCAACACGGCCACCGCCAGCTACGTGGATCCGGCCAGTGGAACCACCCTGAGCTCCGATTCCAACACGGTTCAAACGGTGGTGCTGCCTCAGCCCAGCTTCGATATCGTCTTTACGGACACCACCCCGGATGGTGGTACCCAGAACGCCGTCGACACCACCACCAGGGTTTACACCAATGCGACTCCTGGTGCGGTCATTGAGACGCCTTATACCATCGTGAACTCCGGTAACGTGGCTCTGAATGTGGCTGTAACTCCGGCGACGGGCAGCCGCCTGGACAATGCGACCATCGCGTACTTCTATAACACCCCCGGCGGTACCCGCACCCCCGTGACTGGCCCGGTAGCCGTACCGGTCGATGATCCTGCTACCCCCGAGGACGAAGGACAAGTGAGGCTGATTCAGGTCATCACCGTCTCGGCCACGGCGCCTCAGGGCGTAAGTGTCGGTGCTTCGCCTGAAGGCAGTGTGCTGGGTACTGGCGTGCAGACGGATGCCAGTGGTGCTTACACCGGCGGTAACGGCGTGCCTACGGGGCAGACCCTCTATGAAGAGCAGACCGTAGCGGGCGGCGCTATCGTGGCTACCCCCGCGCGGGGCACTGATCTGCAATTCGTGCGAGTCGAGGTTTACACTCCTGTGCTGGTCAACTCTCCTGAAACGGGCAGTGAAACCAACCCGCCCAGCACCACCACTCCTCCCACGGTGCCTGGGACCACGGCGCCTGCCACCAACCCCAATACTGGTCAACCCCTCGTCGTCGAGCTGGAAGGCGATGAGCAGCGCGTGCGTGTGCCTTATAGCACCACTCCCGGCACGGCCGTCTTTGAGAACGTGGTGACCAACAACGGCGCTTTGGTTGACCCCGTCAATCTGTTCCCCGTCAACCCGGACGGTACGCCCTGGGCCTACGACCCGGCTACCGGACGGTTCACCTCGCCGGACGGAGATGTGACCGTGCGCCTGCTGGATCCTGTAACGGGTGCGCCACTGCCGACTGGTAGCTCCGGTTACCCGACCCTGACGGTTCCCGCCGACGGGGGGACTGCCACCTACATCACCGAGGTCACTTACCCACCCACCACCAGCTTCAGCACTCCGCTGCCGGTGGTGATCGGTGTCGACTCTGGCTTGGATGCTGGATTGATACCTGGGAACACCACCACCAACATCATCCTGCCGCCAGCCGCGCAGTTCGGTAACCCCGCTCCTGGCGTAGGTGCAGATGCTGATCCTACCGATCCTCAGCAGACGCTGCCTAGTGGCACCACGACCACCCCCAAGGAGCTGGCCAATGTCGGCACTTATCCCGAAGCCTATACGGTCAGTGGGTACGTGGTGATTCAAACGACCACTGGTCCCGTGACGGTGCCTGTGCAGTATCCGGGGCTGACCGCGACTGGCGAAGTGGTAACGGTGAACGGTGTCAATATTCCTGTCTACCGCACGCCTGCCGTAGCAGAAAAGACTGAACTTGCCTTTAATGCCGTGGTGAGTGTACCTGCCAACGCTACCGTAGGTGACTATCCGCTGCAACAAAGCGTAGAGGGCGAGTACTCCGGCATTAAGTTGCAGGACAACAATGACCTGATCAGTGTGCGCCCCACCGGGGATGTAGCGTTGGCCAAGTTCCAAGAGGGTGGCGCGGCGCCCCTGAGCGCGAACGGCATTTCTGCACCCGCTGGCTACGGCGCAGGTCCGGCCTATGCCCTGCCTGGTGCTCAGATCAACTACCGCATCATCGGTAAGAACAATTTCAATGCTCCAGTCCAGAACTTCTCTATCTGTGACTCCACTCCGACCAACACCACCTTTGTGAGTGTGTCGGGTGGCGGCATCTACAGCACCAACGGTGGCACGACCTGGTCTGCTACTGCCCCGACCAATCTGGCTGCTGGTCAGAAGGTGTGTGTGGCCCAGGATGCGGACCGTAACCTTCTGCCCGATGCGCTGGCCCCTGGCGCTCAGTTCACGGTGAACTTCAGCGTTCGTGTCAACTGA
- the carA gene encoding glutamine-hydrolyzing carbamoyl-phosphate synthase small subunit, translating into MIKKERALLALADGTVYRGYAFGHRGETVGEVVFNTSMTGYQEILTDPSYAGQIVTMTYPHVGNYGVAIYDMESNRPYVRGFIGREFSHDYSSHRAEQGLEEFMQRYGVVSIQGIDTRALVRRLRSGGVIKGVVAHRSFTHPPDPYGEFSREEEAALVARARDHRDRDGHDMAAEVTTELPYAYPTLREGKRVVLVDFGIKHTIIKRLAEVGIEPIVVPARTTAAEIMELGPHGLFLSNGPGDPAALTYAHRTAWELMGLLPTFGICLGHQILALGAGGETFKMKFGHRGGNQPVKNLLTGSVEITSQNHGYAVDIDSIPGGQFVPTHVNLNDQTLEGMAHTRYPVFSVQYHPESAPGPHDSRYLFDRFIGEIDAFDGASGLPVERSLTGDLGL; encoded by the coding sequence ATGATCAAAAAAGAACGCGCCTTGCTGGCCTTGGCTGATGGCACTGTGTACCGGGGGTACGCTTTCGGCCACCGAGGTGAGACGGTCGGCGAAGTCGTTTTCAATACGTCCATGACCGGCTATCAGGAGATCCTGACCGATCCCAGCTACGCCGGGCAGATTGTCACCATGACCTATCCGCATGTGGGCAACTACGGCGTGGCGATCTACGACATGGAATCCAACCGCCCTTACGTGCGCGGTTTTATCGGGCGCGAGTTCTCACATGACTATTCCAGCCACCGCGCCGAGCAAGGCTTAGAAGAGTTCATGCAGCGCTACGGCGTGGTGAGCATCCAGGGCATTGACACCCGTGCATTGGTGCGCCGCCTGCGCTCTGGAGGTGTGATCAAAGGCGTGGTGGCCCACCGTAGCTTTACTCACCCGCCCGATCCTTACGGTGAGTTCTCGCGTGAAGAAGAAGCTGCGCTGGTGGCCCGCGCCCGTGATCACCGTGATCGTGACGGGCACGACATGGCCGCCGAAGTCACCACCGAACTGCCCTACGCTTATCCCACCCTGCGTGAAGGCAAACGCGTGGTGTTGGTCGATTTCGGAATCAAGCACACCATCATCAAACGCCTGGCCGAGGTGGGCATCGAACCGATCGTGGTTCCGGCCCGCACCACCGCTGCCGAGATCATGGAACTTGGCCCGCACGGTCTGTTTCTCAGCAACGGCCCTGGCGATCCTGCCGCGCTGACCTACGCTCACCGCACTGCCTGGGAACTGATGGGCCTGCTACCCACGTTCGGGATTTGCCTCGGCCACCAGATTCTGGCGCTGGGTGCAGGCGGTGAGACCTTCAAGATGAAGTTCGGCCACCGTGGCGGCAATCAGCCGGTCAAGAACCTCCTGACCGGTAGTGTGGAAATTACCTCCCAGAATCACGGCTACGCGGTGGACATTGATTCGATTCCGGGCGGGCAGTTCGTGCCCACGCATGTCAACCTGAACGACCAGACGCTGGAAGGCATGGCCCACACCCGCTACCCGGTCTTCAGCGTGCAGTACCACCCCGAATCGGCCCCTGGTCCACATGACAGCCGCTACCTGTTCGACCGCTTTATCGGTGAGATTGACGCCTTTGATGGTGCCAGTGGCCTACCAGTAGAGCGCAGTTTGACCGGGGACCTGGGATTGTAA
- a CDS encoding GNAT family N-acetyltransferase, with protein sequence MTLSIRRAKATDLPVILALLEGSGMYTTSVTLAGDVTYLLAESGGEVIGVLGLEHGQGASLLRSFTLRPDVRGRGWSSALLDHAYALLRERGDQLVYLFSADGGEFWRHQGYRPVPPHELAAALPGTPQVRSAVEVGWLTDSLAWRWSLA encoded by the coding sequence ATGACCCTCTCAATTCGCCGTGCCAAGGCCACCGATCTGCCCGTCATTCTGGCTCTGTTGGAGGGGTCGGGAATGTACACCACGTCAGTCACGCTGGCGGGCGATGTCACCTATCTGCTCGCCGAATCAGGTGGAGAGGTCATCGGTGTGCTGGGCCTGGAACATGGTCAGGGTGCCTCGCTTCTGCGGTCCTTTACCCTGCGGCCTGACGTGCGTGGGCGTGGCTGGTCATCCGCACTGCTGGATCATGCTTATGCGCTGCTGCGTGAACGTGGCGATCAGCTGGTCTATCTCTTCTCAGCAGATGGGGGCGAGTTCTGGCGGCACCAGGGCTACCGGCCTGTGCCACCGCATGAGCTGGCAGCCGCTCTGCCGGGAACCCCTCAGGTCCGCAGTGCAGTGGAGGTAGGCTGGCTCACCGATTCGCTGGCGTGGCGCTGGTCCTTGGCCTGA
- a CDS encoding S4 domain-containing protein, with product MTMTNKDLQTLVARARGGRVVRTGFVDSGSLDRRLLDDPEIGYRLSGGFPDAGLVMLTLYPAHIPEVEAGVQVISLSTLGDVPWDEQDLRVQLGRLELGEGALGDIREVRGSFQVAASDKAAARLLELSDLGGQQITAEAVGETAGKGSKIREVVVPSMRADVVGAKGFGVSRAYFQQGIDGGKVRLNGSPVRAGSEVREGDSLSAEGLGRIDFRRVLNETRRGNYKVELEVHR from the coding sequence ATGACGATGACGAACAAGGACTTGCAGACGCTGGTCGCCCGTGCGCGGGGGGGGCGCGTGGTACGGACCGGCTTCGTAGATAGCGGCAGCCTGGACCGCCGACTGCTGGATGACCCGGAAATCGGCTACCGGCTGTCTGGCGGTTTCCCGGATGCGGGACTGGTGATGCTGACCCTCTATCCCGCCCATATTCCTGAAGTGGAAGCGGGCGTCCAAGTTATCAGCCTAAGCACCCTGGGCGACGTGCCCTGGGATGAGCAGGACCTGCGCGTACAGTTGGGCCGCCTGGAACTGGGTGAAGGTGCGCTAGGCGATATCCGTGAGGTGCGTGGCAGCTTTCAGGTGGCCGCCAGCGATAAGGCTGCGGCCCGGCTGCTGGAGCTGAGTGATCTGGGCGGCCAGCAAATCACCGCTGAAGCGGTGGGCGAAACAGCTGGCAAGGGCAGCAAAATCCGTGAAGTGGTGGTGCCTTCCATGCGGGCTGATGTGGTCGGCGCCAAAGGCTTCGGGGTCAGTCGGGCCTATTTCCAACAGGGGATTGACGGCGGCAAAGTGCGGCTGAACGGCTCCCCGGTGCGGGCGGGCAGTGAGGTGCGCGAGGGAGACAGCCTCAGCGCTGAAGGGCTGGGCCGCATTGATTTCCGGCGGGTGCTGAACGAAACCCGGCGCGGCAACTACAAAGTGGAACTGGAAGTGCACCGCTGA
- the zapE gene encoding cell division protein ZapE, translating to MTVPQPAAGGIDLLARHPDLDPAQLLNSLVPSARFQDTRFSTYQPNPDFPSQEAARQALQAFVHPQTPQKTGFWPFQKVVRPAGRGLYLDGGFGVGKTHLLTSTYHAAREQNPGSRVALMSFQDLMYLIGALKMPQAIQAFRDHDLLLIDEFELDDPGNTHMANTLLEALIPAGVSVVATSNTAPGSLGEGRFSARDFQRQIQGIAGHFVSQRIDGPDYRHRGTAPEQPLNETEFRAWLAAQSPHTRTVISAADLDHHLLSIHPSRFAALLDGVEALAVTDLQPIGDQNQALRLVHFVDKVYDMGLQAALTGAPLETLFDESYRHGAFAKKYSRCLSRLSELLSEARRSLTISADW from the coding sequence ATGACCGTCCCTCAGCCAGCGGCGGGCGGCATAGATCTATTGGCCCGGCATCCCGATCTGGACCCCGCACAGCTGCTGAACAGCCTGGTGCCCAGCGCCCGCTTTCAGGACACACGCTTCAGCACCTACCAGCCGAATCCAGACTTTCCTTCGCAGGAAGCGGCGAGGCAGGCCCTGCAAGCCTTCGTACATCCCCAGACGCCTCAGAAGACCGGCTTCTGGCCGTTCCAGAAGGTCGTGCGGCCCGCTGGGCGCGGCCTATATCTGGACGGCGGTTTCGGGGTCGGCAAGACCCACCTGCTGACCAGCACCTACCACGCAGCGCGTGAGCAGAACCCGGGCAGCCGCGTGGCCCTGATGAGCTTTCAGGACCTGATGTACCTGATCGGGGCGCTCAAGATGCCCCAGGCCATTCAGGCTTTCCGGGACCACGACCTGCTCCTGATTGACGAATTCGAGCTGGACGACCCAGGCAACACCCACATGGCCAACACGCTGCTGGAAGCATTGATCCCCGCGGGGGTCAGTGTGGTTGCCACATCCAACACCGCTCCTGGGTCGCTGGGCGAGGGGCGGTTCAGCGCCCGCGATTTTCAGCGCCAAATACAGGGCATCGCGGGGCATTTCGTCTCGCAGCGCATAGATGGCCCCGACTACCGCCACCGTGGCACCGCGCCGGAGCAGCCGCTGAATGAGACAGAATTCCGGGCCTGGCTGGCTGCGCAATCGCCCCACACGCGGACGGTGATCAGCGCAGCGGACCTGGACCACCACCTGCTGAGCATTCACCCCAGCCGTTTCGCCGCGCTGCTGGACGGTGTGGAGGCCCTGGCAGTCACTGACTTGCAGCCAATCGGTGATCAGAATCAGGCGCTGCGGCTGGTGCACTTTGTGGACAAGGTATACGACATGGGCCTGCAGGCCGCCCTGACTGGCGCGCCCCTGGAGACGCTCTTTGACGAGAGCTACCGACACGGTGCCTTCGCGAAGAAATACAGTCGCTGCCTATCGCGCCTCTCGGAATTACTGAGCGAGGCCCGGCGCAGTCTGACCATCTCGGCTGACTGGTAA